The following coding sequences are from one Hydra vulgaris chromosome 04, alternate assembly HydraT2T_AEP window:
- the LOC105850459 gene encoding uncharacterized protein LOC105850459 isoform X2, translated as MVLEQNSKQDFLRICDDKWINKRKATTIAFSVQSVILGIEYTLTFLTLWLYIKKMINTNSPRFYYALVSISYLLSSTLFTPIIGRIVDKTRHVRLTFLICNLCLVIGNLLYSFHFSPWFLVAGRFLSGCAGLRSVMCGEIVRSYPSGETSYNLALLSVTYNAGFILGPGVNFLFTYIDFHIELWHLNTFNFNGLFMAFLSIIMLVLSVTMVHDLSKEFDLKAYEEKNTQKFHLQKVVIQSNISSDSFNETVPLVDFIKQDKIMNGKSSSSYINIFKLLKLLFTSIDAALLLFCTFFVMLFLVTFDMWLPILIIDTLHLSILELNICVFGTGATSVAILFLYMWKPVSENKLFVAVVMGLIGLCLVDASFIFLKHTNIKLLNVFLGVLYMICFAGAGIIPDVYLTDTLAKLVNSNVQTFVDGIRNSMYSAGCLLALASAAYTFEYIEIFSGIYIVLTLLCVYFLIVRKKHLLKPKLIF; from the exons ATG gtattgGAACAAAATTCTAAACAAGATTTTCTAAGAATATGTGATGATAAAtggattaataaaagaaaagctACAACTATTGCATTTTCTGTTCAAAGTGTCATCCTGGGAATAGAATACACGCTAACATTTTTAACTCTGTGGTTGTACATTAAGAAAATGATAAACACAAACTCTCCAAGATTTTATTACGCTTTGGTGTCCATATCATATTTGCTTTCATCGACATTGTTTACTCCTATTATTGGTAGAATTGTTGATAAAACCCGCCATGTtcgtttaacatttttaatttgcaatttaTGCTTGGTAATCGGAAATCTTTTATACAGCTTTCATTTCTCTCCGTGGTTTTTAGTTGCAGGAAGGTTTTTGTCTGGGTGTGCTGGTTTAAGATCTGTTATGTGTGGAGAAATAGTTCGCAGTTATCCGTCTGGCGAAACAAGTTACAATCTAGCGTTGTTATCAGTTACATATAATGCTGGATTTATTTTGGGTCCTGGTgttaactttttgtttacttaTATTGATTTTCACATAGAATTGTGgcatttaaatacttttaactttaacggactttttatggcttttttaagtataataatgtTAGTTTTGAGTGTGACCATGGTTCACgatttatcaaaagaatttgaCTTAAAAGCATATGAAGAAAAAAACACTCAGAAGTTTCATTTGCAAAAAGTGGTTATCCAATCAAACATAAGTTCCGATTCTTTTAACGAGACCGTACCTTTGgttgattttataaaacaagataagaTCATGAATGGCAAATCTTCTTCATCTTACATAAACATATTCAAGTTACTAAAGCTTTTGTTCACCTCAATAGATGCTGCTTTGCTTttattttgcactttttttgtGATGCTTTTCCTTGTCACCTTTGATATGTGGTTGCCAATACTTATAATTGATACACTTCATCTATCAATTCTAGAATTAAATATTTGCGTTTTTGGAACAGGAGCAACAAGTGTTGCCATTTTGTTTCTGTATATGTGGAAACCCGTTTCcgaaaacaaattatttgttgCTGTCGTTATGGGTTTAATTGGCCTTTGTTTAGTTGACgccagttttatttttttaaaacatactaaCATCAAACTACTTAATGTATTTTTAGGCGTTTTATATATGATATGCTTTGCTGGAGCAGGAATTATTCCAGATGTGTACCTTACAGACACGTTAGCAAAGCTTGTGAACTCTAACGTGCAAACGTTCGTTGACGGGATTCGTAATTCAATGTATTCCGCAGGATGTTTGCTAGCTTTGGCAAGTGCAGCATATACCTTTGagtatattgaaatattttccGGAATTTATATAGTGTTAACTTTGTTGTGTGTTTACTTTCTAATTGTAAGAAAAAAACACTTGCTAAAACCAAAGCTAATCTTTTAA